From a single Granulicella aggregans genomic region:
- a CDS encoding type II toxin-antitoxin system Phd/YefM family antitoxin: MQVSLKYAEEHLADLMSAAYRGEEVEIAAPDQPPVRLALVVPEASVKRSQRLLGSGKGEIWLADDWDSEETNNEIADLFENSVIFPEIVPEHPEA; this comes from the coding sequence ATGCAGGTGAGCCTCAAATACGCGGAAGAACACCTTGCCGACCTCATGTCGGCCGCCTATCGTGGCGAAGAGGTCGAGATCGCCGCGCCGGACCAGCCGCCGGTTCGTCTAGCGCTCGTCGTTCCGGAGGCCTCTGTGAAGCGCTCGCAACGTCTGCTCGGGAGCGGCAAGGGCGAGATATGGCTTGCCGACGACTGGGACTCGGAAGAGACAAACAATGAGATCGCGGACCTCTTCGAAAACTCCGTCATCTTCCCGGAGATCGTTCCAGAGCATCCAGAAGCGTGA
- a CDS encoding type II toxin-antitoxin system VapC family toxin, producing the protein MKLLLDTHTFLWSVGDDPRLSPVARQHIADPSNDLFISIASLWEATIKIAAGKMRVPGDTVDYLLNRTAETGTNILPILPKHLQHLQGLPMLHRDPFDRMLISQSLVEKMPLVSVDAQLRRYEVEILW; encoded by the coding sequence GTGAAGCTCCTGCTGGACACGCATACCTTCCTCTGGAGCGTCGGCGACGATCCTCGGCTGTCTCCGGTTGCTCGGCAACACATTGCCGATCCATCCAACGACCTCTTCATCAGCATCGCCTCGCTTTGGGAGGCGACCATCAAGATCGCAGCGGGAAAGATGCGTGTCCCGGGCGACACGGTCGATTACCTGTTGAACCGTACCGCTGAGACCGGTACCAACATCCTTCCGATTCTGCCGAAGCACCTTCAGCACCTGCAAGGGCTACCGATGCTCCATCGTGACCCTTTCGACCGTATGCTGATCTCTCAATCCTTGGTTGAGAAGATGCCGCTAGTCTCGGTTGATGCTCAACTCCGGAGATACGAGGTCGAGATTCTTTGGTGA
- the gatB gene encoding Asp-tRNA(Asn)/Glu-tRNA(Gln) amidotransferase subunit GatB, with protein sequence MSTATALSPEILAKYQPVIGLEVHVQLLTESKAFCGCVNKYGGDPNTHVCPTCLGLPGALPVLNRKAVEFAVLAAKAINCEIRETSVFSRKNYFYPDSPKGYQISQFDKPIAENGWIDVPDAAGAPKRIGVTRLHMEEDAGKSIHDGFADSISKTYIDLNRCGTPLVEIVSEPDLRTADEVFEYLTKLKEILLYTGVSDCNMEEGSLRCDANVSVMLKGAKEFGTKAEVKNVNSFRYIRSAVEYEIERQIGVIEDGGRVVQESRLWNNAEGRTYSMRSKEAAHDYRYFPEPDLPPLVVGAAWQAEILKSMPELPEARRARMIAEYEISAQDAATFTATGAFADQFEAAAKKAKSPRRVAALLTSEITMRLRLAGLELEQSPVSLDGIVMAADLAESGELSSKMLKQLFDTSFAESKDFPEIYERDKPKQISDTGAIEAMIDEVIAANPKQVEQYRGGKKTVAAFFVGNVMRLSKGQANPALLNELVVKKLDALG encoded by the coding sequence ATGTCGACCGCCACCGCACTTTCCCCTGAGATTCTCGCCAAGTATCAGCCCGTCATCGGGCTCGAAGTCCACGTCCAGCTCCTTACCGAGTCCAAGGCCTTCTGCGGCTGCGTGAACAAGTACGGCGGCGACCCCAACACCCACGTCTGTCCCACCTGCCTCGGCCTGCCCGGAGCTCTGCCCGTGCTGAACCGCAAGGCGGTCGAGTTCGCCGTGCTCGCAGCGAAGGCCATCAACTGCGAGATCCGCGAGACCAGCGTCTTCTCGCGCAAAAACTACTTCTATCCGGACTCGCCCAAGGGCTACCAGATCTCGCAGTTCGACAAGCCCATCGCCGAAAACGGATGGATCGACGTCCCGGACGCGGCCGGCGCGCCCAAGCGCATCGGCGTCACCCGCCTGCACATGGAAGAGGACGCGGGCAAGAGCATCCACGACGGCTTCGCGGACTCCATCTCGAAGACTTACATCGACCTCAACCGCTGCGGCACGCCGCTGGTCGAGATCGTCTCCGAGCCCGACCTCCGCACCGCCGACGAGGTCTTCGAGTACCTCACCAAGCTCAAGGAGATCCTGCTTTACACCGGCGTCAGCGACTGCAACATGGAAGAAGGCTCCTTACGGTGCGACGCCAACGTGAGCGTCATGCTCAAGGGCGCGAAAGAGTTCGGCACCAAGGCCGAAGTAAAGAATGTCAACAGCTTCCGCTACATCCGCTCCGCAGTCGAGTACGAGATCGAGCGCCAGATCGGCGTGATCGAAGACGGCGGCCGCGTCGTGCAGGAGTCGCGCCTCTGGAACAACGCCGAGGGCCGGACGTACTCCATGCGCAGCAAGGAAGCCGCGCACGACTACCGCTACTTCCCTGAGCCCGACCTTCCGCCGCTGGTCGTTGGAGCCGCATGGCAGGCTGAGATTCTGAAGTCCATGCCCGAGCTTCCCGAAGCCCGCCGCGCCCGCATGATCGCCGAGTACGAGATCAGCGCCCAGGACGCCGCCACCTTCACCGCCACGGGGGCCTTCGCCGACCAGTTCGAAGCCGCCGCCAAGAAGGCGAAGAGCCCGCGCCGCGTCGCCGCCCTTCTGACCAGCGAGATCACCATGCGCCTCCGCTTGGCTGGCCTTGAGCTCGAACAGTCGCCGGTCTCACTCGACGGCATCGTGATGGCCGCGGACCTGGCCGAATCAGGCGAACTCTCAAGCAAGATGCTCAAGCAGCTCTTCGACACCAGCTTCGCCGAGAGCAAGGACTTCCCCGAGATCTACGAGCGCGACAAGCCGAAGCAGATCTCCGACACCGGCGCGATTGAAGCCATGATCGACGAAGTCATCGCCGCCAACCCCAAGCAGGTGGAACAGTATCGCGGCGGCAAGAAGACCGTGGCCGCTTTCTTCGTCGGGAATGTGATGCGGCTGTCGAAAGGGCAGGCGAACCCGGCGCTGCTGAATGAGTTAGTGGTGAAGAAGTTGGATGCGCTGGGCTAG
- a CDS encoding formate/nitrite transporter family protein: protein MPFRLRRQQAAAPPPAQDSQKHLERPSAEEIYEQVANNARQELGRSTVSLIISGLAGGIFMGLSALGTAIALAMLTPPGTHPSGTVEFIAKMFYPIGFIVVIIGRSQLFTENTLYPVALVLSEKRHFWNTMRLWAAVLPSNVLGAFAFACLVSLTHALKPEFVQSLAALGLEAAHNPSSTIFWSGVMGGWIIALTAWLVSGSHSITGSVMIIWMLTFVVGLGGFAHCIATSGEVLVAILVHQAPWTAYPAWFFPAVAGNICGGVGMVTLLEYGQVIYGGDAEAEAVPAKDSEAA, encoded by the coding sequence ATGCCCTTTCGACTTAGACGCCAGCAAGCTGCCGCGCCGCCTCCGGCACAAGACTCCCAGAAGCACCTGGAGCGCCCCAGCGCCGAAGAGATCTACGAGCAGGTAGCCAATAATGCCCGGCAGGAGCTTGGCCGATCCACCGTATCGCTCATCATCTCGGGGCTTGCCGGTGGCATCTTCATGGGCCTCTCGGCGCTCGGCACGGCCATCGCACTGGCGATGCTGACGCCGCCTGGCACCCACCCCTCGGGGACGGTTGAGTTCATCGCAAAGATGTTCTACCCGATCGGCTTCATCGTCGTCATCATTGGGCGCTCGCAGCTCTTCACGGAGAACACTCTCTACCCCGTGGCACTCGTTCTGTCGGAGAAGCGGCACTTCTGGAACACGATGCGTCTATGGGCGGCGGTGCTTCCGTCGAACGTCCTCGGAGCGTTCGCCTTCGCCTGCCTGGTCTCGCTGACGCACGCGTTGAAGCCGGAGTTCGTGCAGTCGCTCGCTGCGCTGGGGTTGGAAGCGGCGCACAATCCTTCTTCCACCATCTTCTGGAGCGGCGTCATGGGCGGGTGGATCATCGCGCTGACGGCGTGGCTGGTATCGGGATCGCACTCGATCACGGGCTCGGTGATGATTATCTGGATGCTGACGTTCGTCGTCGGCCTCGGCGGCTTTGCACACTGCATCGCGACCAGCGGGGAGGTGCTCGTAGCGATATTGGTTCACCAGGCTCCATGGACTGCTTACCCTGCATGGTTCTTCCCTGCTGTGGCGGGAAACATCTGTGGCGGGGTGGGCATGGTGACGCTGCTGGAGTACGGGCAGGTCATCTACGGCGGGGACGCCGAGGCCGAGGCCGTCCCGGCAAAGGACTCCGAAGCGGCGTAG
- a CDS encoding zinc-dependent alcohol dehydrogenase family protein, with translation MPQETPATVKIVRFHQTGAADVLQIDEMPLPEPGPGEVRLRVKAIGLNRAEVMFRMGRYLAQPVLPSKLGYEASGTVEAVGEGVDPAWLGKTASTVPAFPADRYGVYGEVAIVPAHALAEYPAKLSYEEGTSIWMQYLTAYGALIHYGKLSKGDFMVITAASSSVGIAAIEIAKAEGAISIATTRTAAKKAELLALGADHVIVTDEEDLAARVLEITGGKGARLVFDPVAGKGIEALAKATAHRGTIFEYGALAAEPTPYPLFAALSKGLSIQGYTLFEVVSDPEVFAASKRYTFDHIEAGDFKPKVDKTFPLSEIVEAHKYMESNAQIGKIVVTV, from the coding sequence ATGCCGCAGGAGACACCCGCTACCGTGAAGATCGTTCGCTTCCATCAGACCGGAGCAGCCGATGTACTGCAGATCGACGAGATGCCGCTACCCGAGCCCGGACCGGGCGAGGTTCGCCTACGCGTAAAGGCGATTGGCCTGAACCGCGCTGAAGTGATGTTCCGCATGGGCCGCTATCTGGCGCAACCGGTTCTTCCGTCCAAACTCGGTTACGAGGCATCCGGAACAGTGGAAGCAGTCGGAGAGGGCGTCGATCCAGCATGGCTCGGCAAGACCGCCAGCACGGTCCCTGCCTTCCCTGCCGATCGCTACGGCGTCTATGGCGAAGTAGCCATCGTCCCCGCGCACGCGCTGGCCGAGTATCCCGCAAAGCTCTCCTACGAAGAAGGCACCAGCATCTGGATGCAGTACCTCACCGCGTACGGCGCACTGATCCACTACGGCAAGCTGAGCAAGGGCGACTTCATGGTCATCACTGCGGCCAGCAGCTCCGTGGGCATCGCCGCCATCGAGATCGCCAAGGCAGAGGGAGCGATCTCCATCGCTACGACGCGGACGGCAGCCAAGAAGGCGGAGCTGCTCGCGCTCGGGGCCGACCATGTCATCGTCACGGACGAGGAAGACCTGGCGGCGCGCGTGCTCGAAATCACAGGAGGCAAGGGAGCTCGCCTCGTCTTCGACCCAGTCGCCGGCAAGGGTATCGAAGCTCTCGCCAAGGCCACAGCGCATCGCGGAACCATCTTCGAATACGGCGCGCTGGCCGCCGAGCCGACGCCATACCCTCTCTTCGCCGCCCTCTCAAAAGGGCTCTCGATCCAGGGCTACACCTTGTTTGAAGTCGTCTCCGATCCGGAGGTCTTCGCTGCCAGCAAGCGCTACACCTTCGACCACATCGAAGCAGGCGACTTCAAGCCGAAGGTCGATAAGACCTTCCCGTTGTCCGAGATCGTCGAAGCGCACAAGTACATGGAGTCCAACGCGCAGATCGGGAAGATCGTCGTCACCGTCTGA
- a CDS encoding DUF6496 domain-containing protein gives MATKKSSAKKARAKKAATRKYSPAASKSVEREMKAMHEGKLKSGSGQTVTNPKQAIAIGLSEARRAGKKVPASPKN, from the coding sequence ATGGCGACGAAGAAAAGTTCCGCGAAGAAGGCCCGGGCAAAGAAGGCCGCGACCCGGAAGTACAGCCCCGCCGCGAGCAAGAGCGTCGAGCGCGAGATGAAGGCCATGCACGAAGGGAAGCTGAAGAGCGGGAGCGGCCAGACGGTAACGAATCCGAAACAGGCAATCGCCATCGGCCTTTCAGAGGCTCGACGCGCAGGCAAGAAGGTTCCAGCCTCACCAAAAAACTAG
- a CDS encoding nucleoside deaminase, translating into MNDSLWDETKLQHYREMLRVALGEAQTGRGEGGVPVGAALFDGEGKLLASGRNRRVQENDPSIHGETDAFRRAGRQKSYRDATMVTTLAPCWYCSGLIVQFGIGTVIVGESRTFAGGVEWLKTLGVKVIDLDSAECRALMEGFIQEHPEIWNEDIGEP; encoded by the coding sequence ATGAACGATTCGCTCTGGGACGAAACAAAGCTACAGCATTACCGCGAGATGCTGCGGGTGGCCCTTGGAGAAGCGCAGACCGGGCGCGGCGAAGGCGGCGTCCCGGTGGGAGCGGCGCTCTTCGATGGCGAAGGGAAGCTGCTTGCCTCGGGCCGAAATCGCCGCGTGCAGGAGAACGATCCATCCATCCACGGCGAGACGGACGCCTTTCGCCGCGCTGGCCGCCAGAAGAGTTATCGCGATGCCACCATGGTCACCACGCTTGCGCCGTGCTGGTACTGCAGCGGGCTGATCGTGCAGTTCGGCATTGGAACCGTGATCGTCGGCGAAAGCCGCACCTTCGCCGGTGGAGTGGAGTGGCTGAAGACTCTCGGCGTGAAGGTCATCGACCTCGACTCCGCCGAGTGCCGCGCTCTGATGGAAGGATTCATCCAGGAACACCCGGAGATCTGGAACGAGGACATCGGCGAGCCATAG
- a CDS encoding APC family permease: protein MEQGISATVDPIAAEPAASGLRSGVLSPLETLAQSISTIAPTASPTMTVPLVFVLAGNGTWLAYLFATSAILLMAFVVSKFARYSSCSGSLYTYATSCFPPIVSDIAGWAMLLAYAATGMSVVGGFINYANVFALEFLHRPAPPVLMAILCVGGATFTAYRDVQVSARLMLWIEAAAVIMIGIVLALLLWRNGLHVDPGQLHLTGVTASGVRLGVVLALFSFVGFESATSLGTEAVNPLRTIPRAVIQSAVFAGLFFILCAYLETLGMHALHQNLGEATAPMRSLAQLAGVSALGVFIDLGALVSMFACTLACLTAAARVMLRMGQNGIVHRSFGVAHSKNATPHLAVLSIGVAMLLPVAYLAGRGFDSRDIYGWMGSLSVYGFITAYSLAAVALPIYLKRIGQLSAGTLLLSIAATLAMVLALAGTLYPVPDRPYNWLPYLYLVYLACGTVWYLMSARRRTVTA from the coding sequence CCGGCGTCCTTTCGCCCCTAGAGACGCTCGCGCAGTCCATCTCCACCATCGCCCCTACCGCCTCGCCGACGATGACTGTGCCGCTGGTCTTCGTCCTCGCGGGCAACGGAACCTGGCTCGCCTATCTCTTCGCCACCAGCGCCATTCTGCTGATGGCCTTCGTCGTCAGCAAGTTCGCTCGATACTCTTCGTGCTCCGGATCGCTCTATACCTATGCGACCTCGTGCTTTCCGCCCATCGTCAGTGACATCGCTGGCTGGGCGATGCTGCTGGCCTACGCGGCTACGGGAATGTCTGTGGTGGGCGGCTTCATCAACTACGCAAATGTCTTCGCGCTGGAGTTCCTGCACCGCCCTGCGCCTCCGGTGTTGATGGCGATTCTCTGTGTCGGCGGAGCAACGTTCACTGCCTACCGCGATGTTCAGGTCTCTGCGCGATTGATGCTCTGGATCGAGGCTGCCGCGGTCATCATGATCGGCATCGTCCTGGCGCTGCTGCTGTGGCGCAACGGACTGCACGTCGATCCCGGCCAGCTTCATCTCACCGGGGTCACCGCCTCTGGCGTGCGGCTTGGCGTCGTCCTAGCTCTCTTCAGCTTCGTGGGCTTTGAGAGCGCGACCAGCCTGGGCACCGAGGCGGTAAATCCGCTGCGGACGATCCCTCGCGCGGTGATTCAGAGCGCGGTGTTCGCCGGCCTTTTCTTCATTCTTTGCGCCTACCTTGAGACGCTGGGCATGCACGCGCTCCATCAGAACCTCGGCGAAGCGACCGCGCCCATGCGCTCACTGGCGCAACTTGCAGGTGTCAGCGCGCTTGGAGTCTTCATCGACCTAGGAGCTCTGGTCAGCATGTTTGCCTGCACGCTGGCGTGCCTGACGGCGGCGGCGCGCGTGATGCTGCGCATGGGGCAGAATGGGATCGTGCATCGCTCGTTCGGAGTCGCACACAGTAAGAACGCAACCCCGCATCTCGCCGTGCTTTCGATTGGGGTAGCGATGCTGCTGCCGGTGGCGTATCTCGCCGGGCGGGGCTTCGACAGCCGTGACATCTACGGCTGGATGGGATCGCTCTCCGTGTACGGGTTCATCACGGCGTACAGTCTGGCCGCAGTCGCTCTGCCTATTTATCTGAAGCGTATTGGGCAGCTCTCCGCGGGCACTCTGCTGCTGTCGATTGCTGCGACGCTGGCGATGGTCCTGGCGCTCGCCGGCACGCTCTACCCCGTGCCTGACCGCCCCTATAACTGGCTGCCTTATCTGTATCTCGTCTACCTGGCGTGTGGCACGGTCTGGTATCTGATGAGCGCGAGACGACGCACCGTGACGGCCTGA